A genomic region of Lachnoclostridium edouardi contains the following coding sequences:
- a CDS encoding dicarboxylate/amino acid:cation symporter → MGTEKSSKKKLSMTTQILIATIGGIVFGSVVGPWAANLKFIGDIFMRLIQMSVVILVMSAVAVAIGSQQGKSVGKMGFHTFKWIFIFTLFAAVLGYVLCQIIKPGVGITIVNPTEVSEVAMSGSFQDTLLGFFSTNIIASMAAGNMVPCIIFAIIFGLACSVYTSTSGDDIILRWLKGINGVVLNIIKMVMKLAPIGVFCLLANISGAIGFKVVLPMIKFLACLAIGDLIMLIVYLPLAGFRCKVNPLAMPKKFLKVSMLAMTTTSSAICLPTKMEDSVTKFGVSRRISDFVGPITMSMNSNGAALCDLCYVCFLSQACNVTLTTPQIIMAVCLAIMLCLGTITVPGGAVVTMTFLATSLGLPVEAIGLLLAIDWFSGMFRTLLNVDADIIIAMLVANAEGELDRDVFNEVKTVDYIA, encoded by the coding sequence AAAAGTTGTCTATGACAACGCAGATTTTAATTGCTACCATAGGGGGTATTGTTTTTGGCTCTGTAGTGGGTCCCTGGGCTGCAAACTTAAAGTTTATAGGCGATATTTTTATGCGCCTGATTCAAATGTCTGTAGTGATTCTTGTAATGTCCGCCGTAGCAGTGGCTATTGGCTCACAGCAGGGAAAAAGCGTGGGAAAAATGGGGTTCCACACCTTTAAATGGATTTTTATTTTTACTCTTTTTGCCGCAGTTTTAGGTTATGTTTTATGTCAGATTATAAAACCTGGCGTAGGTATTACAATTGTAAATCCTACAGAGGTCAGTGAGGTGGCTATGTCCGGAAGCTTCCAGGATACTCTTTTAGGATTCTTTTCTACTAATATTATTGCATCCATGGCTGCCGGAAATATGGTTCCGTGTATTATTTTCGCAATTATTTTTGGTCTGGCATGCAGCGTTTATACTTCCACCTCTGGGGACGATATTATTCTCCGCTGGCTGAAAGGTATAAACGGAGTGGTGCTGAACATTATTAAAATGGTTATGAAGCTGGCTCCTATAGGCGTGTTCTGTCTCCTTGCCAATATATCCGGAGCTATTGGCTTTAAAGTAGTACTTCCTATGATAAAGTTTTTAGCCTGTCTTGCTATTGGAGATTTAATTATGCTGATCGTATATCTTCCTCTGGCAGGATTCCGCTGCAAGGTTAATCCTCTTGCCATGCCAAAGAAATTTCTGAAAGTATCTATGCTGGCAATGACTACTACTTCCTCTGCTATTTGTCTGCCTACTAAAATGGAAGACTCTGTAACTAAATTCGGCGTCAGCCGCCGCATATCTGACTTTGTAGGTCCTATAACAATGTCCATGAACAGCAACGGAGCAGCTCTCTGCGATCTTTGTTATGTCTGTTTTTTAAGTCAGGCATGTAATGTAACCTTGACAACTCCTCAGATCATTATGGCTGTCTGCCTGGCTATTATGTTGTGTCTGGGAACTATTACTGTACCAGGCGGCGCTGTAGTTACTATGACTTTCCTCGCCACCTCTCTGGGACTTCCTGTTGAAGCTATCGGCCTGCTTCTGGCTATTGACTGGTTCTCAGGAATGTTCCGTACTTTGTTAAATGTAGACGCAGATATTATTATAGCCATGTTGGTTGCCAATGCAGAAGGCGAGCTTGACAGGGATGTTTTCAATGAAGTTAAAACTGTAGATTATATTGCATAA
- a CDS encoding Zn-dependent hydrolase, with the protein MTVNKERIFKRLTELGEIGKKEDGIYCMALSEEENKAHKLVKQYMLEAGMTVKTDAAGNLMGRREGANPNAPVVMTGSHIDTVYGGGIFDGRLGVIGGIEAVQVMNENNIQTECPIEVVAYRDEEGTRFLGSYSGARFRTGRPLPGILDHVDRDGISVREALKACGIDPDHVTEAALPKGYAKAHLELHIEQGAVLESKGLAVGVVTGICTQIRGEYVITGQASHAGTTPLPLRKDALCAASEAVLAIEDETAKEGQCVATVGQITVEPGGVNIVPGKAKFSLDIRHQKLEVRDALLEKINARIGEICRRRGLEWKFTVLSKDLQMKPCAEEIQELIAQSCEEAGYPVYRMPSGAGHDSGSFVDFCPMGMIFIRSKDGLSHNGAEYSSPEDCQAGTDILFRTMLKLSQKI; encoded by the coding sequence ATGACAGTGAACAAAGAACGTATTTTTAAAAGACTGACTGAGCTGGGAGAAATAGGAAAAAAGGAAGACGGTATTTATTGTATGGCTCTTTCAGAGGAAGAAAATAAGGCCCATAAGCTAGTTAAACAGTATATGCTGGAGGCTGGAATGACAGTAAAAACAGATGCTGCCGGAAATCTGATGGGCAGAAGGGAGGGCGCCAACCCTAACGCTCCTGTTGTAATGACCGGATCTCACATTGACACCGTTTACGGCGGCGGCATTTTTGACGGAAGGCTTGGAGTGATTGGAGGGATTGAGGCCGTCCAGGTAATGAATGAAAATAACATTCAGACAGAATGCCCTATTGAGGTAGTGGCATACAGAGATGAGGAGGGCACCAGATTTTTAGGCTCCTACTCAGGAGCCAGGTTCCGCACAGGACGTCCTCTCCCTGGAATTTTAGACCACGTGGACAGAGACGGAATCTCTGTCAGGGAGGCTTTAAAGGCCTGCGGTATTGATCCTGACCATGTAACAGAGGCCGCCCTTCCTAAAGGCTATGCAAAAGCTCATTTAGAATTACATATTGAACAGGGCGCCGTGCTGGAAAGCAAAGGGTTGGCTGTAGGAGTTGTTACTGGAATATGCACCCAGATCAGAGGCGAGTATGTGATTACAGGCCAGGCGTCTCATGCTGGAACTACTCCTCTTCCTTTAAGAAAAGACGCTTTATGCGCAGCTTCTGAAGCGGTTCTAGCCATTGAAGATGAAACTGCCAAAGAAGGTCAGTGCGTAGCTACTGTAGGGCAGATTACTGTAGAGCCAGGCGGCGTAAATATTGTTCCTGGAAAAGCAAAATTCAGTTTGGATATTCGTCATCAGAAGCTGGAAGTAAGAGACGCTCTCTTAGAGAAAATTAATGCGCGCATTGGCGAGATCTGCAGGCGGAGAGGCTTAGAGTGGAAATTCACTGTTTTATCTAAGGATCTTCAGATGAAGCCATGTGCAGAGGAAATCCAGGAGCTTATCGCCCAGTCCTGTGAAGAAGCAGGATATCCTGTATACCGTATGCCAAGCGGCGCCGGCCACGACTCCGGTTCATTTGTAGACTTCTGCCCTATGGGTATGATTTTCATAAGATCTAAGGACGGACTTAGCCACAACGGGGCAGAATACAGCTCCCCTGAAGATTGTCAGGCAGGAACAGATATATTATTCAGAACTATGTTGAAGCTCAGCCAAAAAATATAA